A genome region from Arthrobacter agilis includes the following:
- a CDS encoding carbohydrate kinase family protein gives MITVVGETLIDEVISDITPMRAHVGGSPMNVAVGLARLGHPAQFVGRYGDDGYGRMIEQHLRDNSVPFPVEPDTSPTSVATARLDPAGGASYDFQLVWDLPGLAAQRDRLLDGTTLLHTGSIATMLAPGADDVLALVTAAHPLVTVTYDPNCRPTIIRDAAFARSQAERFVALADVVKASDEDLGWLYPDRSPEDSARAWLDAGAAVVVVTRGSKGPWGVSRAGEASVPAPSTSVVDTVGAGDSFMAALVGALVDLELDGAHRRDELRRITLGQLTAVLQYAARAAAITVSRAGANPPSRDEMARQA, from the coding sequence GTGATCACCGTGGTCGGGGAGACCCTCATCGACGAAGTCATCAGCGACATCACCCCCATGCGCGCCCACGTCGGGGGCAGCCCGATGAACGTGGCGGTGGGGCTCGCGCGCCTCGGCCATCCCGCCCAGTTCGTGGGCCGGTACGGCGACGACGGGTACGGCCGGATGATCGAGCAGCACCTCCGCGACAACTCGGTGCCCTTCCCCGTGGAACCCGACACCTCGCCCACGAGCGTCGCCACGGCGCGCCTCGACCCCGCGGGCGGGGCGTCCTACGATTTCCAGCTCGTCTGGGACCTGCCGGGTCTCGCAGCGCAGAGGGACAGGCTGCTCGACGGCACCACCCTGCTGCACACCGGGTCCATCGCCACGATGCTCGCCCCGGGAGCCGACGACGTCCTGGCCCTCGTGACGGCGGCCCACCCCCTCGTCACCGTCACGTACGACCCCAACTGCCGGCCCACCATCATCCGCGACGCCGCGTTCGCCCGCAGCCAGGCCGAGAGGTTCGTCGCCCTCGCGGACGTGGTGAAGGCCTCCGACGAGGACCTCGGATGGCTCTACCCCGACCGCAGCCCGGAGGACTCCGCGCGAGCCTGGCTGGACGCCGGTGCCGCCGTCGTCGTCGTGACCCGCGGCTCCAAGGGACCCTGGGGCGTGAGCCGGGCGGGCGAGGCCTCCGTCCCCGCACCCTCCACCAGCGTCGTGGACACCGTGGGCGCGGGTGACTCCTTCATGGCCGCCCTGGTGGGCGCCCTCGTGGACCTCGAGCTCGACGGCGCCCATCGCCGGGACGAACTGCGCCGAATCACCCTCGGGCAGCTGACCGCCGTGCTGCAGTACGCGGCCCGGGCAGCAGCCATCACCGTCTCCCGCGCAGGGGCCAACCCGCCCTCGCGTGACGAGATGGCGCGCCAGGCCTGA
- a CDS encoding YbhB/YbcL family Raf kinase inhibitor-like protein, giving the protein MTRDPYADLPQVPGFTLTSETVTHQAPLDPAQASGMMGAGGKDESPQLSWSGFPDGTKSFAVTVYDPDAPTASGFWHWAVANLPVTTTSLAAGAGTDGSGLLPEGAVQLRNDAGFAGYVGAAPPEGHGPHHYHVVVHALDVESLDLQPEASPAYLGFNLFASTLGRARLIGTFEQ; this is encoded by the coding sequence ATGACCCGCGACCCGTACGCAGACCTCCCCCAGGTACCCGGCTTCACGCTGACCAGCGAGACCGTCACCCACCAGGCACCCCTCGACCCGGCGCAGGCCTCCGGGATGATGGGTGCGGGCGGCAAGGACGAATCACCGCAGCTCAGCTGGAGCGGTTTCCCCGACGGCACGAAGAGCTTCGCCGTGACCGTCTACGACCCGGACGCCCCCACCGCGAGCGGCTTCTGGCACTGGGCCGTCGCGAACCTCCCCGTGACCACCACGTCCCTGGCCGCGGGCGCGGGCACCGACGGTTCCGGGCTCCTGCCCGAGGGGGCCGTGCAGCTGCGCAACGACGCCGGCTTCGCGGGCTACGTGGGGGCCGCACCCCCGGAAGGCCACGGCCCCCACCACTACCACGTGGTGGTGCACGCCCTGGACGTCGAATCCCTCGACCTCCAGCCCGAGGCCTCACCCGCCTACCTCGGCTTCAACCTCTTCGCGAGCACCCTCGGCCGAGCCCGCCTGATCGGTACCTTCGAGCAGTAG
- a CDS encoding uracil-xanthine permease family protein, giving the protein MSARGISWTLHGDGKNVLPGRFVAPEERLSWPRTIGIGAQHVVAMFGATFLVPLITGFPPSTTLLFSGIGTILFLVITAGKVPSYLGSSFAFIAPIAAAQAQHGAAGALGGIIMAGAALAIIGLIVHTAGARWIQVAMPPIVTGSIVALIGLNLAPTAKASFEQAPLTALVTVIAILLVTVLFKGILGRLSILVGVLAGYVVAMLRGEVDFAAIGDAAWIGLPDFSAPEFHLSVVGLFVPVVLVLVAENIGHVKSVAAMTDRDLDPLTGRALMADGLATMIAGAGGGSGTTTYAENIGVMAASRVYSTAAYWVAGIVAVLLSLFPKFGALIATVPAGVLGGAGVVLYGMIGILGVRIWVQNQVNFSNPINLSTAGVALVIGIADFTWSIGDLTFAGIALGTAAALVIFHGMTAIARARGSEHVAGPEELESKDHGSRPSKLG; this is encoded by the coding sequence ATGAGCGCACGCGGTATCAGCTGGACCCTCCACGGGGACGGCAAGAACGTCCTGCCGGGACGCTTCGTCGCTCCCGAGGAACGCCTCAGCTGGCCGAGGACCATCGGCATCGGCGCCCAGCACGTCGTCGCGATGTTCGGGGCGACCTTCCTCGTCCCGCTCATCACCGGTTTCCCGCCCTCGACCACCCTTCTGTTCTCGGGCATCGGGACCATCCTGTTCCTCGTGATCACGGCGGGGAAGGTACCGAGCTACCTCGGCTCGAGCTTCGCGTTCATCGCGCCCATCGCCGCGGCGCAGGCCCAGCACGGGGCGGCCGGGGCCCTCGGCGGCATCATCATGGCCGGGGCCGCTCTCGCGATCATCGGACTGATCGTCCACACCGCCGGTGCCCGGTGGATCCAGGTGGCCATGCCACCGATCGTCACGGGTTCCATCGTCGCGCTGATCGGCCTGAACCTGGCCCCGACGGCGAAGGCGAGCTTCGAGCAGGCACCCCTCACCGCGCTCGTGACCGTGATCGCGATCCTGCTCGTCACCGTGCTGTTCAAGGGCATCCTCGGGCGGCTGTCCATCCTCGTCGGCGTCCTCGCCGGCTACGTCGTCGCGATGCTCCGCGGGGAGGTCGACTTCGCAGCGATCGGCGATGCCGCCTGGATCGGCCTCCCGGACTTCTCGGCACCGGAGTTCCACCTGTCCGTCGTCGGGCTCTTCGTCCCCGTGGTCCTCGTGCTCGTGGCGGAGAACATCGGCCATGTGAAGTCGGTGGCGGCGATGACCGATCGCGACCTCGACCCCCTGACCGGGCGCGCACTGATGGCGGACGGCCTCGCCACCATGATCGCCGGCGCCGGAGGCGGCTCCGGCACCACCACGTACGCCGAGAACATCGGCGTCATGGCGGCCTCCCGCGTCTACTCGACGGCCGCCTACTGGGTGGCCGGGATCGTCGCCGTCCTGCTGAGCCTCTTCCCGAAGTTCGGTGCACTCATCGCCACCGTCCCCGCCGGGGTGCTCGGCGGTGCGGGCGTGGTCCTCTACGGCATGATCGGCATCCTCGGTGTCCGCATCTGGGTGCAGAACCAGGTCAACTTCTCCAACCCCATCAACCTGTCGACGGCGGGGGTGGCGCTGGTCATCGGGATCGCCGACTTCACCTGGTCCATCGGCGACCTGACCTTCGCGGGGATCGCCCTCGGCACCGCGGCAGCGCTCGTCATCTTCCACGGCATGACGGCGATCGCCCGGGCCCGCGGCAGCGAGCACGTCGCCGGTCCGGAAGAGCTCGAGTCGAAGGACCACGGGAGCAGGCCCTCCAAGCTCGGCTGA
- a CDS encoding HAD family hydrolase, producing MRLVASDMDGTVVGHDGRMSERTVRAFRACMEAGVDVVFVTGRPPRWLQPLREQLGHTGTVICSNGALTYDLEAERVLDARLLDPEHVYAARDIIRGLFPGATFAAETVTGFKIESGFAEAATSELLGGITAQPFEESLPGEQVVKFLARERTVSPDEFLAAVRPAVAHLVSTTHSAPTIALLEMAVPDIDKSVTLARYAAERGIEAADVVAFGDMPNDVQMLDWAGHGYAMASGHPDALAAANLVAPPFEEDGVAQVLEERLAALRTA from the coding sequence ATGCGCCTCGTGGCAAGCGACATGGATGGGACCGTCGTGGGCCACGACGGCAGGATGAGCGAGCGCACCGTCCGTGCGTTCCGTGCATGCATGGAGGCGGGGGTCGACGTCGTGTTCGTCACCGGCCGCCCCCCGCGCTGGCTGCAGCCACTGCGGGAGCAGCTCGGCCACACCGGGACGGTCATCTGCTCCAACGGGGCGCTGACGTACGATCTCGAGGCGGAGCGTGTCCTCGATGCCCGGCTGCTCGACCCGGAGCACGTCTACGCGGCCCGCGACATCATCCGCGGGCTCTTTCCCGGCGCGACCTTCGCCGCCGAGACGGTGACGGGGTTCAAGATCGAATCCGGGTTCGCCGAGGCGGCGACCTCGGAGCTCCTCGGCGGGATCACGGCGCAGCCCTTCGAGGAGTCGCTGCCCGGCGAGCAGGTCGTCAAGTTCCTGGCCCGCGAGCGGACCGTCTCCCCGGACGAGTTCCTCGCCGCCGTCCGGCCCGCCGTCGCCCATCTCGTCTCGACGACGCATTCCGCGCCGACCATCGCGCTGCTCGAGATGGCCGTCCCGGACATCGACAAGTCCGTCACGCTCGCCCGGTACGCGGCGGAACGCGGCATCGAGGCCGCCGACGTCGTCGCCTTCGGGGACATGCCCAACGACGTCCAGATGCTCGACTGGGCGGGCCATGGGTACGCCATGGCATCGGGACACCCGGACGCGCTCGCCGCCGCGAACCTCGTGGCACCGCCGTTCGAGGAGGACGGTGTGGCGCAGGTGCTGGAGGAGCGGCTTGCCGCACTCCGCACGGCCTGA
- a CDS encoding glycerophosphodiester phosphodiesterase family protein: protein MPHSARPDPGRYSYLANRSEPHAGTLPLALAHRGFAPDGGENTMAAFARAVELGFRYLEIDVRASSDGVVMVFHDEALDRVTDAGGPVAARTAEELAALPVGGGGGVPTLEEVLLRWPDLRLNIDIKSDDCVRPFVELVNRLGAHDRVLVASFSDRRRRRVLRLLDAPTASSAGMTVNALLKLAAPLGLAGPLGRASRVQALQVPETYRGVRVVTPRFVAACHAAGLQVHVWTVNAREDMDRLFDLGVDGLVSDAGDVLVSCLRDRAAWPQDGTR, encoded by the coding sequence TTGCCGCACTCCGCACGGCCTGACCCGGGCCGCTACAGCTACCTGGCCAACCGCTCCGAGCCGCACGCCGGCACCCTCCCCCTCGCGCTCGCGCACCGGGGGTTCGCCCCGGACGGTGGGGAGAACACGATGGCGGCCTTCGCACGCGCGGTGGAGCTCGGCTTCCGCTACCTCGAGATCGACGTCCGCGCGTCGAGCGACGGCGTGGTGATGGTGTTCCACGACGAGGCCCTCGACCGCGTCACCGACGCCGGCGGGCCGGTCGCCGCGCGGACCGCGGAGGAGCTGGCCGCCCTGCCGGTCGGCGGCGGCGGCGGTGTCCCCACGCTCGAGGAGGTCCTGCTGCGCTGGCCTGATCTCCGCCTGAACATCGACATCAAGAGCGACGACTGCGTGCGGCCGTTCGTGGAGCTCGTCAACCGTCTCGGTGCCCACGACCGCGTGCTCGTGGCATCGTTCTCGGACCGCCGGCGCCGGAGGGTCCTGCGCCTGCTGGACGCCCCGACGGCGTCCTCGGCCGGCATGACGGTCAACGCCCTCCTGAAGCTCGCGGCACCGCTCGGACTGGCAGGACCGCTCGGCCGGGCGAGCCGCGTCCAGGCCCTGCAGGTCCCCGAGACCTACCGCGGCGTCCGCGTGGTGACGCCCCGTTTCGTCGCCGCCTGCCACGCCGCCGGCCTGCAGGTCCACGTCTGGACGGTCAACGCGCGCGAGGACATGGACCGGCTGTTCGATCTCGGCGTCGACGGGCTCGTGTCCGACGCCGGGGACGTCCTCGTCTCCTGCCTGCGGGACCGCGCGGCCTGGCCGCAGGACGGCACCCGGTAG